In a single window of the Equus quagga isolate Etosha38 chromosome 7, UCLA_HA_Equagga_1.0, whole genome shotgun sequence genome:
- the CCL24 gene encoding C-C motif chemokine 24: MAGPATVIAGLLLLALCAHHIAPAGSAPIPSFCCMSFISKKIPESRVVSYQLSNGSVCPMAGVLFTTRKGQKFCGDPRQPWVKRYMKNLAAKKKKASTGTRAMSTTVPV, from the exons ATGGCAGGCCCTGCGACTGTCATAGCTGGCCTCCTGCTCCTGGCCCTGTGTGCCCACCACATTGCCCCTGCAG GGTCTGCGCCCATCCCCTCTTTTTGCTGCATGTCCTTCATCTCCAAGAAAATTCCTGAGAGCCGAGTGGTAAGCTACCAGCTGTCCAACGGGAGCGTCTGCCCCATGGCAGGAGTGCT CTTCACCACCAGGAAGGGCCAGAAGTTCTGTGGCGACCCCAGGCAGCCGTGGGTCAAGAGGTACATGAAGAATCTGGCTGCCAAGAAGAAGAAGGCCTCCACTGGGACCAGGGCCATGAGCACCACAGTCCCTGTCTAG